In Astyanax mexicanus isolate ESR-SI-001 chromosome 25, AstMex3_surface, whole genome shotgun sequence, a genomic segment contains:
- the ankrd37 gene encoding ankyrin repeat domain-containing protein 37: protein MFLLDSETLFSASTLLESGSAVNGGEDASGQSPAHVAACGGEAFCLLWLLHTGADPNQQDAFGETPVHKAARVGSLECISVLVASEAQLEIRNSEGLTAEDVAWSAGREHCGRLLRTLRNNGRPLTSTGPGRKRALENTSLDAVDGKKARDW, encoded by the exons ATGTTTCTGTTGGACTCAGAGACG CTCTTTAGCGCCAGCACTCTTCTGGAGTCGGGGTCTGCCGTGAACGGGGGTGAGGATGCTTCCGGTCAGTCTCCGGCTCATGTGGCGGCCTGTGGTGGGGAGGCCTTCTGTCTGCTCTGGCTGCTTCACACAGGTGCAGATCCCAACCAGCAG GACGCCTTCGGGGAAACCCCAGTACATAAAGCAGCCAGAGTGGGAAGTCTGGAGTGCATCAGTGTTCTGGTGGCCAGTGAGGCGCAACTAGA GATCCGGAACAGCGAGGGCCTCACAGCAGAGGACGTAGCCTGGTCTGCAGGGCGGGAACATTGCGGAAGGCTTTTACGCACCCTCAGGAATAACGGACGCCCACTGACTTCCACAGGACCTGGGCGCAAGCGGGCACTAGAAAACACAAGCCTGGATGCTGTGGATGGAAAGAAAGCAAGGGACTGGTGA